In the Lysinibacillus sp. PLM2 genome, one interval contains:
- a CDS encoding aminodeoxychorismate synthase, component I, translating into MKKSLPLLSFEFASSSGVIKPLTFNNPIEIIIANTVEEVLPCFDLIEKAIQDGYYVAGYMSYECAPAFDPAFKVKSGNKMPLVWFGVFNEPKLETVKSDGAYKNLKWTSTVSEKDYQNSIKLIKQWIGQGTTYQTNYTIRLKSNFQGDDITLYNTLKRAQVSNYCAYINTGEYSILSASPELFFHLKEDKIITRPMKGTLKRGRNIKEDEANRNELYYSEKNRAENVMIVDLLRNDLNVIAIPGTVQVDKLFEIEDYPTVHQMTSTITAKIKESTKLLEVFQALFPCGSITGAPKISTMEAIEKLEKEPREVYCGAIGYITPEREAIFNVPIRTVVIDQQTNEATYGVGGGITWDSTSEDEYQEVLAKASLLEIKRPEFQLLESLLLENGEYFLIEEHLNRLFSSAKYFKYPINMKNVKNHLQKNLELYQQGTYKTRLLMNLKGEVTITTQPITLQSFDTPVLTKLADEPVSKNNIFLYHKTTNRDVYTQFQKSYSDVFDVLLWNEDRELTEFTNGNIVLEMADGLWTPPIESGLLAGTYRERLLKEGRIKEKILTIEDLKNCTNIWFVNSVRKWVKVKLI; encoded by the coding sequence ATGAAAAAGTCACTACCACTTCTATCTTTTGAGTTTGCTTCTAGTTCGGGCGTTATTAAACCATTAACATTTAACAATCCGATAGAAATAATAATCGCTAATACAGTTGAGGAAGTTTTACCATGTTTCGATTTAATAGAGAAAGCTATTCAAGATGGTTATTATGTGGCTGGATATATGTCATATGAATGTGCACCGGCTTTCGATCCAGCATTTAAAGTGAAGAGTGGAAATAAAATGCCGCTTGTATGGTTCGGTGTCTTTAATGAACCTAAATTAGAAACTGTGAAGAGTGATGGTGCATATAAAAATTTAAAATGGACTTCTACTGTTTCAGAAAAGGACTATCAAAATTCTATAAAATTAATTAAACAATGGATTGGACAAGGAACTACATATCAAACAAATTATACAATTCGTTTGAAATCAAATTTTCAAGGTGATGATATTACTTTATATAACACATTAAAAAGGGCGCAGGTATCAAACTATTGTGCATATATCAATACAGGAGAATATAGTATTTTATCGGCTTCACCAGAACTTTTTTTTCATCTAAAAGAGGACAAAATTATTACTCGTCCTATGAAAGGAACCTTAAAAAGAGGAAGAAATATAAAAGAAGATGAAGCAAATAGAAATGAGTTATATTACTCTGAAAAGAATCGTGCAGAAAATGTAATGATTGTTGATTTGTTAAGAAATGATTTAAATGTCATTGCTATACCTGGTACCGTTCAAGTTGATAAACTATTTGAAATTGAAGATTACCCGACAGTTCATCAAATGACTTCTACAATCACTGCAAAAATAAAGGAAAGTACAAAGCTATTGGAAGTTTTCCAAGCTCTTTTCCCTTGTGGTTCAATAACAGGTGCGCCTAAGATTAGTACAATGGAAGCAATCGAAAAACTAGAAAAAGAACCACGCGAAGTGTATTGTGGTGCAATTGGCTATATAACACCAGAAAGAGAAGCAATTTTTAACGTCCCTATTAGAACAGTAGTAATCGATCAGCAAACAAATGAGGCAACCTATGGAGTAGGTGGAGGAATAACTTGGGATTCAACCTCTGAAGATGAATATCAAGAAGTATTGGCAAAGGCGAGTCTACTTGAGATAAAAAGACCTGAATTTCAATTGTTGGAAAGTTTACTGTTAGAAAATGGTGAGTACTTCTTGATTGAAGAGCATTTAAATCGGCTTTTCAGTTCTGCAAAATATTTCAAATATCCTATAAATATGAAGAATGTAAAGAATCATTTGCAAAAAAATTTAGAGCTATATCAACAAGGAACATATAAAACTCGTTTGCTTATGAATTTGAAGGGAGAAGTTACAATAACTACTCAACCAATTACGTTACAGTCCTTTGATACCCCGGTACTCACAAAACTTGCGGATGAGCCAGTAAGTAAAAATAATATTTTTTTATATCATAAAACGACAAACAGGGATGTATATACACAATTTCAAAAAAGTTATTCTGATGTGTTCGATGTACTTTTATGGAATGAAGATAGGGAACTAACGGAATTTACAAATGGAAATATAGTTTTAGAAATGGCAGATGGGTTATGGACACCACCTATTGAAAGTGGCTTATTGGCAGGAACTTATAGGGAACGACTTTTAAAAGAAGGGCGCATCAAAGAAAAAATTTTAACAATTGAAGATTTGAAAAACTGTACAAATATATGGTTTGTTAACAGCGTAAGAAAATGGGTTAAAGTAAAGCTAATTTAG
- a CDS encoding argininosuccinate lyase, translating into MLQDYKSRINELEGDQFPSNSYRQMVLQPAYEEAKKHFLHSMIQIHIAHLKMLEEQQLITKEDAQKIGKAIKKLDLDYYESRDYNPQFEDLFFRIENKLIELAGDVAGNLHIGRSRNDMGIAIYRMTLRKKLLLLMNELLELRASLIAFAEDHVDTVMLGYTHTQQAQPTTLAHYLKAVIDQLTRDFKRMQAAYSTINRSSMGAAALTTTGFKISRERMAELLAFDDIIENAWDAVAGADYIAELASVIQLSALNLGRTSQDFLQWATQEFNAFKLASPYVQVSSIMPQKRNPVSIEHTRSLLSAVVGDASTVLQMIHNTPFGDIVDTEDDMQPYLWRAMERLRGIYKLFGSLVVTMEVNKEKLRKRAETSFANVTELADTLVRSEKISFRQSHRIVSSCVRALLDAKEESLDRLTWELANEKSKEILGKSLTITKDTFYQALKPEYFIHIRSLYGGPAPDTMRNSLLQANAVTPLLENWIKDKENRIFQCEQQLSYILKGWNQ; encoded by the coding sequence TTGTTACAGGATTATAAAAGTCGAATAAATGAACTTGAAGGTGACCAATTCCCTTCTAACAGCTATCGGCAAATGGTATTACAGCCTGCATATGAGGAAGCAAAAAAACATTTCTTGCACTCTATGATACAAATTCATATTGCTCATTTAAAAATGCTAGAGGAACAGCAATTAATTACAAAAGAGGATGCTCAAAAAATAGGAAAAGCAATTAAAAAATTAGACTTGGATTATTATGAAAGCCGAGATTATAACCCTCAATTTGAAGACTTATTTTTCCGTATTGAAAATAAATTAATAGAATTAGCAGGAGATGTTGCTGGCAACCTGCATATTGGAAGAAGCAGAAATGATATGGGCATTGCTATATATCGAATGACCCTAAGAAAGAAGCTGCTGTTGTTAATGAATGAGCTGTTAGAACTACGTGCGTCATTAATTGCATTTGCAGAGGATCATGTAGATACGGTCATGCTTGGCTACACACACACACAGCAAGCACAGCCTACCACATTGGCTCATTATTTAAAAGCGGTGATTGACCAATTAACACGTGACTTCAAACGGATGCAAGCTGCTTATAGTACGATCAACAGAAGTAGCATGGGGGCTGCAGCTTTAACTACTACTGGATTTAAAATCAGCCGTGAAAGAATGGCTGAGCTACTAGCTTTTGATGATATTATTGAAAATGCATGGGATGCTGTAGCAGGCGCAGATTATATTGCAGAGCTCGCAAGTGTTATTCAACTTTCCGCATTAAATCTTGGACGTACTTCCCAGGACTTTTTACAATGGGCTACTCAGGAATTTAACGCTTTTAAACTGGCTAGTCCTTATGTTCAAGTTAGTTCTATCATGCCACAAAAACGCAATCCGGTGTCCATTGAACATACACGTTCATTACTATCGGCAGTTGTAGGGGATGCTTCTACCGTTTTACAAATGATTCATAATACACCATTTGGAGATATTGTTGACACAGAGGATGATATGCAACCCTATTTATGGCGAGCAATGGAACGATTAAGAGGTATCTATAAACTCTTTGGTAGTTTAGTAGTCACAATGGAAGTAAATAAAGAGAAACTTCGCAAACGAGCAGAAACTAGCTTTGCCAACGTAACAGAGCTTGCAGATACACTCGTTCGTTCAGAAAAGATTTCTTTTAGACAATCCCATCGAATTGTTAGCAGCTGCGTTCGTGCATTACTGGATGCAAAGGAAGAATCCCTAGATCGTTTAACTTGGGAATTAGCCAACGAAAAATCCAAAGAAATATTAGGCAAATCCCTTACAATAACTAAGGATACATTTTACCAAGCACTAAAGCCGGAGTACTTCATTCATATACGTTCTTTATATGGTGGACCTGCACCTGATACAATGCGAAATTCATTACTACAAGCAAATGCTGTTACACCATTACTTGAAAATTGGATTAAAGATAAAGAGAATCGTATATTTCAATGTGAACAACAATTATCTTATATTTTAAAGGGTTGGAATCAATAA
- a CDS encoding LytR family transcriptional regulator, whose product MEIENFQVPKTELDQFKVILEDWVPKDASLAIAIDDSYIYSVLSRHHMHLTLGKKINGDSVAAKVLKTRMKTEALIDDSIFGVPYYAIGYPIIFDQMEAALIVVFPSTFTVDNKQVPYKFLTGKQNEDWTPIPIERISHIESLQKRTWFYAENEQYKTNITLKELQTKLPEFFVRIHRSYILNVYFIKKITKDITSNFIVVLKNGVELPVSQSYVNDLRKVLEF is encoded by the coding sequence GTGGAAATCGAAAACTTTCAAGTACCAAAAACAGAATTAGATCAATTTAAGGTTATTTTAGAAGATTGGGTGCCTAAAGATGCTTCTTTAGCCATTGCAATCGACGATTCTTACATTTATTCTGTATTAAGTCGTCATCATATGCATCTAACCCTTGGTAAGAAAATCAATGGAGATAGCGTAGCAGCAAAAGTATTAAAAACAAGAATGAAAACAGAGGCTCTAATTGACGATTCTATTTTTGGTGTCCCTTATTATGCGATTGGATATCCAATAATTTTCGACCAAATGGAAGCTGCATTAATCGTTGTCTTTCCATCAACATTTACAGTTGATAACAAACAAGTACCATATAAATTTTTGACTGGTAAACAAAATGAAGATTGGACTCCAATACCCATTGAACGCATCTCACACATTGAAAGCCTTCAGAAGCGTACCTGGTTTTACGCAGAAAATGAACAATATAAAACAAATATTACTTTAAAGGAATTGCAGACAAAGCTACCTGAATTTTTCGTTAGAATTCATCGTTCCTATATTTTAAATGTTTATTTCATAAAAAAAATCACAAAGGATATAACATCGAATTTCATCGTTGTATTAAAAAATGGCGTAGAGCTTCCTGTTAGCCAATCCTATGTTAATGATCTTCGAAAAGTATTGGAGTTCTAA
- the aceB gene encoding malate synthase: MEQTISEKLNITGKLTEEAKEILTPDALEFIVSLHEKFNERRKGLLNKRQERQKRLDNGEKLNFLEETKEIREGNWTIAPLPDDLKDRRVEITGPAVDRKMVINALNSGAKMFMACFEDASTPTWENMIAGQINMRDSIKKTIAFTQPETGKQYSLKDHTAILLVRPRGLHLLEKNVLVNGEPMSGSFFDFGLYFFHNAKETLAQGTGPYFYLPKLESHLEARLWNDVFVYAQEYLGIPQGTIKATVLIETILAAFEMDEILYELRQHSAGLNCGRWDYIFSFIKRLRNQPDVILPDRGQVTMTVPFMRAYTSLCIQTCHKRNAPAIGGMAAQIPVKNDEKANEIAFEKVREDKRREATDGHDGTWVAHPGLVPVAMEQFDAVMKTPNQIDKKREDVQVTAEDLLAVPEGTITEEGLRVNVSVGIQYIASWLRGNGAAPINNLMEDAATAEISRTQVWQWIRHEKGILIDGRKVTMELVLQIVEEELAKIKVAVGEQAYNSGKYRDAAELFKYLIEQEEFIEFLTLPGYEKLEL, translated from the coding sequence ATGGAACAGACCATTTCAGAAAAGCTTAACATCACTGGAAAACTAACAGAAGAAGCAAAGGAAATTCTAACTCCAGATGCGCTTGAATTTATCGTATCATTACATGAGAAATTTAACGAAAGACGTAAGGGATTACTTAACAAAAGACAAGAACGCCAAAAAAGACTAGATAATGGTGAAAAGTTAAATTTCCTTGAAGAAACAAAAGAAATCCGAGAAGGTAATTGGACAATTGCACCACTTCCAGATGATTTAAAAGATCGTCGGGTTGAAATTACAGGCCCAGCAGTAGATCGGAAAATGGTTATTAATGCGTTGAATTCGGGTGCAAAAATGTTTATGGCGTGTTTTGAAGACGCATCAACACCAACTTGGGAAAATATGATCGCTGGTCAAATAAATATGAGAGACTCGATTAAAAAAACGATTGCTTTCACTCAACCGGAAACAGGAAAACAATACTCTTTAAAAGATCACACAGCAATACTTTTAGTTCGTCCTAGAGGGCTACATTTACTAGAGAAAAATGTACTTGTTAATGGGGAGCCAATGTCTGGTAGCTTTTTTGATTTTGGATTATATTTCTTCCATAATGCAAAAGAAACACTAGCACAAGGTACAGGTCCATATTTCTATTTGCCAAAGTTAGAAAGTCATCTAGAAGCACGACTTTGGAATGATGTGTTTGTATATGCTCAAGAATATTTAGGAATTCCACAAGGAACGATAAAAGCAACGGTATTAATCGAAACAATTTTAGCGGCCTTTGAAATGGATGAAATTTTATATGAACTTAGACAGCATTCAGCAGGATTGAATTGTGGTAGATGGGACTATATCTTTAGCTTTATTAAGCGTTTAAGAAATCAACCTGATGTGATTCTGCCAGACCGTGGTCAAGTAACAATGACGGTTCCATTTATGAGAGCATATACGTCTTTATGTATTCAAACTTGTCATAAACGTAATGCACCTGCCATTGGGGGAATGGCGGCGCAAATACCAGTCAAGAATGATGAAAAGGCAAATGAAATTGCCTTTGAAAAAGTTCGTGAAGATAAACGCCGTGAAGCAACGGATGGACACGATGGGACATGGGTAGCACATCCGGGATTAGTACCTGTTGCCATGGAACAATTTGATGCGGTTATGAAAACACCTAACCAAATTGATAAAAAACGTGAAGATGTTCAAGTTACGGCAGAAGATCTATTAGCTGTACCAGAGGGGACGATTACAGAAGAAGGTCTTCGTGTAAACGTAAGCGTGGGAATACAGTATATTGCCTCTTGGCTTCGAGGAAACGGTGCAGCGCCAATTAATAACTTAATGGAAGACGCAGCAACTGCTGAAATTTCTCGCACACAAGTGTGGCAATGGATTCGCCATGAAAAAGGAATTTTAATTGATGGTCGGAAAGTAACTATGGAATTAGTGTTACAAATTGTTGAAGAAGAGCTTGCGAAAATTAAAGTCGCTGTTGGGGAACAAGCGTATAACAGTGGCAAGTATAGAGATGCCGCGGAGTTATTTAAATATTTAATTGAGCAAGAAGAGTTCATTGAATTTTTAACATTACCAGGTTACGAAAAACTTGAATTATAA
- a CDS encoding isocitrate lyase, producing the protein MSTRQERIEAIKKDWAENPRWKGIVRPYTAEEVVKLQGSFVIEQTLAKHGAARLWKSLHEENFINALGALTGNQAVQQVKAGLKAIYLSGWQVAADANLAGQMYPDQSLYPANSVPQVVKRINQALQRADQIDHSEGREDNFDWFAPIVADAEAGFGGPLNVFELVKAMIEAGTAGVHLEDQLASEKKCGHLGGKVLLPTQNAVRNLVAARLAMDVMGVDTILIARTDADAADMVTSDIDPRDEEFITGERTPEGFFRTKAGIKQAIARGLAYAPYADLIWCETSTPSLEEAREFAEGIHAQFPGKMLAYNCSPSFNWKAKLSDKEIAEFQREIAKMGYKFQFVTLAGFHSLNYSMFELAYDYKDNGMAAYSKLQQAEFAAESKGYTATKHQREVGTGYFDEVAQAISGGNSSTTAMAGSTEAAQFV; encoded by the coding sequence ATGTCAACGAGACAAGAAAGAATCGAGGCAATCAAAAAGGATTGGGCAGAGAATCCGCGATGGAAAGGGATTGTTCGCCCATATACTGCAGAAGAAGTTGTTAAACTACAGGGATCCTTTGTAATTGAGCAAACATTGGCAAAACACGGTGCAGCAAGACTTTGGAAATCATTACATGAAGAAAACTTTATTAATGCATTGGGTGCATTAACGGGGAATCAAGCAGTACAACAAGTAAAGGCAGGACTAAAAGCAATCTATTTATCAGGGTGGCAGGTAGCTGCTGATGCAAATCTTGCAGGTCAAATGTATCCAGACCAATCATTATATCCTGCAAACTCAGTACCGCAAGTAGTAAAACGTATAAATCAAGCTTTACAAAGAGCAGATCAAATCGACCATTCAGAAGGTCGTGAAGATAACTTTGATTGGTTTGCGCCAATTGTTGCAGATGCTGAAGCAGGGTTTGGGGGTCCGCTTAATGTATTTGAGCTTGTAAAAGCAATGATTGAAGCAGGTACTGCAGGAGTTCATTTAGAAGATCAACTTGCATCAGAGAAAAAATGCGGACATTTAGGTGGAAAGGTATTGCTACCTACTCAAAATGCAGTTCGAAATTTAGTAGCAGCTCGTTTAGCAATGGATGTGATGGGTGTGGATACAATTTTAATCGCTCGTACAGATGCAGATGCAGCTGATATGGTAACAAGCGATATCGATCCGAGAGATGAAGAATTTATTACTGGAGAACGTACGCCTGAAGGATTCTTCCGTACAAAAGCGGGTATAAAACAAGCGATTGCACGTGGTCTTGCATACGCGCCATATGCAGACTTAATTTGGTGTGAAACTTCAACGCCATCATTAGAAGAAGCACGTGAATTTGCAGAAGGAATTCATGCACAATTCCCAGGTAAGATGTTGGCATACAACTGTTCACCATCATTTAACTGGAAAGCAAAACTTTCTGATAAAGAAATCGCAGAGTTCCAACGTGAAATTGCAAAAATGGGTTATAAGTTCCAATTCGTAACATTAGCTGGCTTCCATTCATTGAATTACTCAATGTTTGAACTTGCATATGATTACAAAGATAACGGAATGGCTGCATACTCTAAACTTCAGCAAGCAGAATTTGCAGCAGAATCGAAAGGATATACTGCTACTAAGCACCAACGTGAAGTAGGTACAGGTTACTTTGATGAAGTTGCACAGGCTATTTCTGGCGGAAATTCATCTACCACTGCAATGGCTGGGTCAACAGAAGCGGCTCAATTCGTTTAA
- the murK_1 gene encoding N-acetylmuramic acid/N-acetylglucosamine kinase — MTEEKVVMAVDGGATKTAITIQLANGKTLFNKISTGSNIHAIGVEHVERVITDLLLDAYQAIPNTQIEVAAFAMAGIDTSHDLSIIKGIIENCLNNVPFEINTIIVENDVHSTLLGLTNGKPGALVLSGTGSIAYAFDGRDLIVRTGGWGHLAADEGSGYWVGQEILRAIIRAEDGRTNKLTYLKNLLFEKLQITTIEQLLSWVYHPEFTNAQMASISSILSDAIEHGDETAIHIAKNAAKELSILAITVLEKIQYNGEVFTLYMNGGILKNHIVIKDLFQQYVSTKYPNISFELCHDAPIQYILKRALSEVKKVNK, encoded by the coding sequence ATGACGGAAGAGAAAGTTGTAATGGCAGTTGACGGCGGTGCAACAAAAACAGCCATTACCATACAATTAGCAAACGGGAAAACACTATTTAATAAAATCTCTACAGGCTCGAACATTCACGCCATTGGTGTAGAACATGTAGAAAGAGTAATTACAGACCTTTTATTGGATGCCTATCAAGCTATTCCAAACACTCAAATAGAAGTGGCTGCATTTGCAATGGCTGGAATTGACACTAGTCATGATTTGTCTATCATAAAAGGGATTATAGAAAATTGCCTAAACAACGTTCCTTTTGAAATAAATACCATCATCGTTGAAAATGATGTTCATTCTACATTACTTGGATTAACTAATGGGAAACCCGGAGCTCTTGTTTTATCAGGCACAGGGTCTATTGCCTATGCCTTTGACGGGAGGGATTTGATAGTTCGAACAGGTGGCTGGGGACACCTTGCAGCAGATGAAGGCAGCGGATATTGGGTCGGCCAGGAGATACTTCGAGCAATAATTCGAGCTGAAGACGGTAGAACTAATAAACTCACTTATTTAAAAAATTTGCTCTTTGAAAAGCTTCAGATAACAACTATAGAACAATTATTGTCCTGGGTGTATCATCCTGAATTTACAAATGCCCAAATGGCAAGTATTAGCTCTATCCTTTCAGATGCTATTGAACATGGTGATGAAACAGCAATTCATATTGCAAAAAATGCTGCAAAGGAACTTTCTATTTTAGCGATTACAGTGCTGGAAAAAATTCAGTATAACGGCGAAGTGTTTACTCTTTATATGAATGGCGGCATATTAAAAAACCATATCGTAATTAAAGATTTATTTCAGCAGTACGTTAGTACAAAATATCCGAATATATCCTTCGAATTATGTCACGACGCACCCATTCAGTATATATTGAAAAGAGCTCTTTCTGAAGTAAAGAAGGTTAATAAATAA
- a CDS encoding serine--pyruvate aminotransferase yields MKNSEILLVPGPTPVMDEIYDALSSETRGHTDPRFVETFKNAIEQTKMLLKPDGEVFIVAGSGTLAMEMAIVNTVGKGEKLLVISHGYFGDRFSPLADAYGIDVDVIQAEWGKQVDVSLVQQKLAKETYKAVTITHADTSTGVISNLEQLVPVIKQAGALIVLDGVVATAALDENMSKTYGHPDYKIDVVLTGSQKAIGIPPGLAIVAFNKTALQAREDLGTIPAYYSDIKNWLPIMKDPSKYFATPPVNMIYAYHEAMKIVLNEGIEKREKRHIAFGRGIRAALSTYGMEPLANEEVAAPTLSCILYPEGVDDIAFRKELANKGIIVAGALAHLSGKAFRIGHMGNTTEEMLLGAIKVIGESLIDLGHFVDVEKAMGTFTKEIITQVK; encoded by the coding sequence ATGAAAAATAGTGAAATTTTATTAGTACCAGGTCCAACACCAGTAATGGATGAAATTTATGATGCGTTATCAAGTGAAACTAGAGGCCATACAGATCCGCGTTTTGTAGAAACATTTAAAAATGCAATAGAGCAAACGAAGATGCTACTGAAACCAGATGGAGAAGTATTTATTGTAGCAGGGTCTGGAACACTCGCTATGGAAATGGCAATTGTGAATACAGTAGGAAAAGGAGAAAAACTATTAGTCATTAGTCATGGTTATTTTGGAGACCGTTTTTCGCCTTTAGCAGATGCTTATGGTATAGACGTAGACGTAATCCAAGCTGAGTGGGGTAAACAAGTAGATGTATCGTTAGTTCAACAAAAATTAGCCAAAGAGACGTATAAAGCAGTTACTATAACACATGCAGATACATCAACGGGCGTTATTTCAAACCTTGAACAGTTAGTTCCCGTCATTAAGCAAGCGGGGGCTTTGATTGTTTTGGACGGTGTAGTAGCGACTGCTGCTCTTGATGAAAATATGAGTAAAACATATGGACATCCAGATTATAAAATCGATGTAGTATTAACCGGTTCTCAAAAAGCAATTGGTATACCGCCGGGGCTTGCTATTGTGGCATTTAATAAAACAGCATTACAAGCGAGGGAAGATTTAGGCACTATCCCTGCTTACTACAGTGATATAAAAAATTGGTTGCCAATCATGAAGGACCCTTCAAAGTATTTTGCAACCCCACCTGTTAATATGATCTATGCTTATCATGAAGCAATGAAGATTGTTCTTAATGAGGGAATTGAAAAAAGGGAGAAGCGCCATATTGCATTTGGACGTGGTATACGAGCGGCATTAAGTACTTATGGAATGGAGCCTTTAGCAAATGAAGAGGTTGCTGCACCAACATTATCTTGTATCCTATATCCAGAGGGAGTAGATGATATTGCTTTCCGAAAGGAACTTGCAAATAAAGGAATAATCGTTGCAGGTGCATTGGCACATTTATCAGGTAAAGCATTTAGAATAGGACATATGGGAAATACAACAGAAGAAATGTTATTAGGAGCAATAAAAGTTATTGGTGAGTCACTGATTGACTTAGGTCACTTTGTTGATGTAGAAAAAGCAATGGGTACTTTTACAAAAGAAATAATTACTCAGGTCAAGTAA
- the adeC gene encoding adenine deaminase: MEYNKLKRMIDISQKRVPAEFILKNAVVADVFSLSWRKVNIVVADGKIIALDEKDEFTAENVEDAQGRYVIPGLIDTHIHIESSILPPSQFSEILLPHGITTVITDPHEIANVSGSVGLDFMIEDAQNAKMDIYFMLPSSVPCTSFENSGAVMKAKDLAKFIENSQVLGLAEVMDYPSVLNVEQEMLEKIELTQNANKIIDGHAAGLNSDQIRGYRAAGVRTDHECVTVEDALERVKQGMYVLIREGSAAKNLIDLLPAVTASNSRRFAFCTDDKHLDELIEEGSIDFAIALAIKNGMEPLQAIQLATLNAAECYQLFDKGAIAEGYDADFLLLDDLETMKVNAVWKKGEKVAENGTILESTTLNTAINHSILQSVHLPKLTKSDLEIKFEIGNRANIIEIMPNQITTKHIQQEVDVVEGSFVPSIEKDLLKLIVVERHHGLGNIGKAIVKGFGLQKGAVATTIAHDSHNAIVLGTNDDDILIALEEIQNIQGGIVVVEEGKVISSLALPIAGLMSTLDANEAKNKLIEVHEAIKKINPKLDFHLLLTLSFLSLPVIPDLKLTDTGLFDVKNFRHLPIEIK, encoded by the coding sequence ATGGAGTATAACAAATTAAAAAGAATGATAGACATATCACAGAAAAGGGTACCTGCAGAATTTATATTAAAAAATGCGGTTGTTGCAGATGTTTTTTCATTAAGCTGGCGAAAAGTAAACATTGTTGTAGCTGATGGGAAAATCATTGCACTAGACGAAAAAGATGAATTTACTGCAGAAAATGTGGAAGATGCTCAAGGGAGATATGTTATTCCAGGGCTAATTGATACCCATATTCATATTGAATCTTCTATATTACCTCCTTCTCAGTTCAGCGAAATATTACTACCTCATGGAATTACTACGGTTATTACAGATCCACATGAAATTGCGAATGTATCAGGTTCAGTAGGATTGGATTTTATGATTGAAGATGCCCAAAATGCGAAAATGGATATTTATTTTATGTTACCATCCAGCGTACCTTGTACGTCATTTGAAAATTCTGGTGCCGTTATGAAGGCAAAAGACTTAGCAAAATTCATTGAAAATAGCCAAGTACTTGGACTTGCAGAGGTAATGGATTACCCATCAGTTTTAAATGTTGAACAAGAGATGCTTGAAAAAATAGAACTTACTCAAAATGCGAATAAAATAATTGATGGTCACGCAGCAGGACTGAATTCTGATCAAATTCGTGGTTATCGCGCGGCTGGAGTACGAACAGATCATGAATGTGTTACTGTTGAAGATGCCTTAGAACGCGTTAAACAAGGTATGTATGTTTTGATTAGAGAAGGATCGGCTGCTAAAAATTTAATCGACCTCTTACCTGCAGTAACAGCCTCAAATTCAAGACGTTTTGCTTTCTGTACAGATGATAAACACCTTGATGAATTAATAGAGGAAGGAAGTATCGATTTTGCGATAGCACTTGCTATTAAAAATGGTATGGAACCTCTACAAGCGATTCAGCTTGCCACTTTAAATGCAGCAGAATGTTATCAATTATTTGATAAGGGTGCCATAGCTGAGGGTTATGACGCAGACTTCCTGCTACTAGATGATTTAGAAACGATGAAAGTAAATGCGGTTTGGAAAAAAGGTGAGAAGGTTGCTGAAAATGGAACTATTCTTGAAAGTACGACATTAAATACAGCAATAAATCATTCGATCTTACAATCCGTACATTTACCAAAACTAACCAAATCAGACTTGGAGATAAAATTTGAAATAGGAAATCGCGCAAATATTATAGAAATAATGCCAAATCAAATTACGACAAAACATATACAGCAAGAAGTAGACGTAGTAGAAGGATCTTTTGTCCCTTCAATAGAAAAGGACTTATTAAAGCTAATCGTTGTTGAACGTCATCACGGCTTAGGCAACATTGGAAAAGCAATTGTTAAAGGATTTGGGCTTCAAAAGGGTGCGGTCGCTACAACCATTGCACATGATTCTCATAACGCAATTGTATTAGGTACGAATGATGATGATATATTAATTGCTTTAGAAGAGATTCAAAACATTCAAGGTGGCATTGTTGTAGTGGAAGAAGGGAAAGTCATTAGTTCATTAGCATTACCAATTGCTGGGCTTATGTCCACACTAGATGCGAACGAGGCTAAAAACAAATTGATAGAAGTCCACGAAGCCATTAAGAAAATAAACCCAAAATTAGATTTCCATTTATTATTAACACTTTCGTTCCTAAGCTTACCTGTTATTCCGGACTTAAAGCTAACTGATACGGGATTGTTTGATGTGAAAAATTTCCGTCACCTACCAATTGAAATAAAATAA